One part of the Vicia villosa cultivar HV-30 ecotype Madison, WI linkage group LG6, Vvil1.0, whole genome shotgun sequence genome encodes these proteins:
- the LOC131611996 gene encoding F-box/kelch-repeat protein At3g23880-like, producing the protein MNFKKSLMSRAVLPDDLISRILSFLPVKSLLQLRCVCKSWKTLISQPTFIKLHLHQSAKTPQIALISFSFNGFKILPYPIHRLVDNTSSITLPHKIPFLLGYIGNYRLVGSSNGLLCILVKFSCDSFDEIVLYLLNPATRKLSNKIVFLHESHPKLYKDPFRSWKFSFGYDNSTDTYKIVASSEMGREVKVFTSGGDHVWRNIESLPLVPREYGVYSELGVSNSVHVSGSLNWLAIRNESRYDLYDCRVIPIDQFVIVSLDLKTETYRQLRILRGFDEAPLLEPILVVLMDCLCFCHDFHGTDMVIWKMKKFGVEESWTRFIKVSYQSFSYDFPKLILFPLCLSPNGETLVLGWNGGDKQAILYNLRDDRAEKTAITNKVQWISSTAYVESLVSTC; encoded by the coding sequence ATGAATTTCAAAAAGTCTCTGATGTCGCGCGCAGTTCTCCCGGACGACCTCATTTCCCGAATCCTATCATTCCTTCCGGTGAAATCTCTTCTGCAACTCAGGTGCGTCTGCAAGTCATGGAAAACCCTAATCTCCCAACCCACTTTCATCAAACTACACCTTCATCAATCCGCAAAAACCCCCCAAATCGCACTAATATCATTCTCATTCAACGGTTTCAAAATCTTACCTTACCCGATACATCGATTAGTCGACAACACCTCCTCCATCACCCTCCCTCACAAAATTCCCTTCCTATTGGGTTACATTGGAAACTATCGTCTTGTTGGTTCTTCCAACGGATTACTCTGCATACTGGTAAAATTTTCCTGTGATAGTTTTGATGAAATTGTTCTTTATTTATTGAACCCGGCAACCAGGaaattatctaacaaaatagtttttCTTCATGAGTCTCACCCTAAGTTGTACAAAGATCCATTTAGATCATGGAAATTCTCGTTTGGATATGATAATTCAACTGACACATATAAGATTGTTGCATCCAGTGAAATGGGAAGAGAGGTGAAAGTTTTTACTTCCGGCGGTGATCATGTTTGGAGAAACATTGAAAGTTTACCTTTGGTTCCTCGCGAGTATGGTGTATATAGTGAACTGGGTGTTAGTAACAGTGTTCATGTTAGTGGCAGTCTTAATTGGCTGGCAATTCGAAATGAGTCTCGTTATGATTTATATGATTGCAGAGTTATTCCAATTGACCAATTTGTGATTGTTTCACTTGATTTGAAGACGGAGACATATCGTCAGTTGCGAATCCTTCGTGGTTTTGATGAAGCACCACTGCTTGAGCCGATTCTTGTTGTGTTGATGGATTGTCTTTGTTTTTGTCATGATTTCCATGGAACTGATATGGTTATTTGGAAGATGAAGAAATTTGGAGTTGAAGAGTCTTGGACTCGGTTTATCAAAGTTAGTTACCAAAGTTTTTCATACGATTTTCCAAAATTGATCTTGTTCCCGTTGTGCCTTTCTCCGAATGGCGAGACATTGGTTTTGGGATGGAATGGTGGAGATAAGCAAGCCATTCTTTATAATTTGAGAGATGATAGAGCTGAGAAAACTGCAATTACCAATAAAGTTCAGTGGATTAGTTCCACAGCTTATGTTGAAAGCTTGGTTTCAACATGTTGA